From a single Helicovermis profundi genomic region:
- a CDS encoding EAL domain-containing protein, protein MIKLINKIKSSINIKITLVTALIVAIYIAFMGVFIVNSMTNLKGGVLKGINTELSNLSNEYYDNYLNEISKNISNYLDNVIGEIHLLSGITQTYFDNDKELSEVTKVMKNNMFFKDNLKYNKAWYENSSNEPATVFITRKLFDKNNKINPKAQSFIDKTIFLDLILPSFSTNGVNKLQVYYQGGKNNEIFRISPWTDIGNDIYKVYPDFFDIPIWDTFNPGLAEEWEKLIKESKGDMDKINSYYRVTPPVQDGVTGKIVLTVSQPLATNNYSEFAGTVSMDVPIDDLISIVNNVKIGKNGFAFLSQSNGNMFAVNKTGENILGLLSTDKNINDSKKGFNSLERYLKDSKYADVVSLNVEDIISSTYKRISIEGKDYIAIAKKIPIYNSWTPEKGFFKENWILGFIVPYDEVFNMYNNTRDNVNNKLTDTIKNIIISYLVVFIVLIMIIAFINKNITKNLNKLVEATNQVKMKNYDFDIEIDSGDEVGKLASSFNSMIMDIRGTFETLKLQNEKLYEEISERKKKDRIINYLENFDSATDLPNKKMLLNYLNDLKIKNNGIVSLIVIGIDDFRKINEAYSYKFGDELMKMISKRLEKFNFDDNLLFKLGGDEFGFILEAENYNKIVLEIEKIQEELHSKYFVDEKEITVYSSIGISTFPYDSNDPLDIFKFASTAMVHAKDFNKGGYEFYNEEMNKSAINRMEMISELRNALNNNEFYMVYQPIVDSYSLGWNSVEALIRWKNEKLGRVSPITFIPLLEETKHIVEVGKWIIKESLTNIKKIHDSGYKNLTVSINLSVVQFLEGDLIGYIKNTIEEIGINPQKVTFEITESLFIEDINYVKKLLMDLKKIGCSISVDDFGTGYSSLSYIKHLPLSKLKIDKSFIDELTSEEGEVITNAIIGLAKNLSLTVIAEGVELEDQYEYLKEKGCEEIQGYLFSKPIEFSELKKTIKDNYRK, encoded by the coding sequence ATGATAAAATTAATTAATAAAATTAAATCAAGTATAAATATAAAAATTACTTTAGTAACAGCTTTAATTGTTGCTATTTATATTGCCTTTATGGGAGTTTTCATTGTTAATAGTATGACTAATTTGAAAGGCGGTGTTTTAAAGGGAATAAATACTGAACTAAGTAATTTATCGAACGAGTATTATGACAATTATTTAAATGAAATATCTAAAAATATTAGTAATTATCTTGATAATGTTATTGGTGAAATTCATTTACTTTCAGGTATAACGCAAACGTATTTTGACAATGATAAAGAATTGTCAGAAGTAACTAAGGTCATGAAAAATAATATGTTTTTTAAAGATAATTTAAAATATAATAAGGCATGGTATGAAAATTCAAGTAATGAGCCAGCTACTGTTTTTATTACAAGAAAATTATTTGATAAAAATAATAAAATAAATCCTAAAGCTCAAAGTTTTATAGATAAGACAATATTTTTGGATTTAATTCTTCCATCGTTTTCGACTAATGGAGTTAATAAATTACAAGTATATTATCAGGGTGGAAAAAATAATGAAATCTTTAGGATTTCGCCGTGGACAGATATAGGAAATGATATTTATAAAGTATATCCTGATTTTTTCGATATACCAATTTGGGATACTTTTAATCCTGGTCTAGCTGAAGAATGGGAAAAGCTTATAAAAGAAAGTAAGGGTGATATGGATAAAATTAATTCATATTATAGAGTAACTCCGCCCGTACAAGATGGTGTAACAGGAAAAATTGTGTTAACTGTTTCTCAGCCGCTTGCGACAAATAACTACAGTGAATTTGCAGGAACTGTGTCGATGGATGTTCCTATAGATGACCTAATAAGTATCGTTAATAATGTTAAAATTGGTAAAAATGGATTCGCCTTTTTATCACAATCAAATGGGAATATGTTTGCTGTTAATAAAACAGGAGAAAATATATTAGGACTACTTAGTACTGATAAAAATATAAATGATTCAAAAAAAGGATTTAACAGTCTGGAACGTTATTTAAAAGATAGTAAGTATGCTGACGTAGTGTCTTTAAACGTTGAAGATATTATTTCTAGCACATATAAAAGAATTTCAATTGAAGGCAAGGATTATATTGCAATTGCAAAAAAAATTCCAATATATAATAGCTGGACACCGGAGAAAGGTTTTTTTAAAGAAAATTGGATTTTAGGTTTTATTGTACCTTATGATGAAGTTTTTAATATGTATAACAACACAAGAGATAATGTTAATAATAAGCTTACAGATACGATAAAAAATATAATTATTAGTTACTTAGTTGTATTTATAGTATTAATAATGATTATTGCGTTTATAAATAAAAATATAACTAAAAATTTAAATAAATTAGTTGAAGCAACTAATCAAGTTAAAATGAAAAATTATGATTTTGATATTGAAATTGATAGTGGGGATGAAGTTGGAAAACTTGCTAGTTCATTTAATTCAATGATAATGGATATTAGAGGAACGTTCGAAACCCTTAAACTTCAAAATGAAAAATTATATGAAGAAATTAGTGAAAGAAAGAAAAAAGATAGAATTATTAATTATTTGGAAAATTTTGATTCTGCAACGGATCTTCCAAATAAAAAAATGTTACTTAATTATTTAAATGATTTAAAAATTAAAAACAATGGTATTGTATCGCTTATTGTAATAGGAATAGATGATTTTAGAAAAATTAACGAGGCGTATAGTTATAAATTTGGCGATGAGCTTATGAAAATGATTTCCAAACGACTTGAGAAATTTAATTTTGATGATAATTTGCTTTTTAAACTAGGAGGAGATGAATTTGGATTTATACTTGAAGCGGAAAATTACAATAAAATAGTTTTAGAGATTGAAAAGATACAAGAAGAGCTTCATAGCAAATATTTTGTAGATGAAAAAGAAATAACTGTATATTCAAGTATTGGTATAAGTACATTCCCATATGATAGTAATGATCCACTGGATATTTTTAAATTTGCATCAACTGCAATGGTTCATGCAAAAGACTTTAATAAAGGTGGATATGAATTTTATAATGAAGAAATGAATAAAAGTGCTATAAATAGAATGGAAATGATATCGGAACTTAGAAATGCCTTAAATAATAATGAATTTTATATGGTATATCAACCGATAGTTGATTCTTATTCTTTAGGTTGGAATAGTGTTGAAGCTTTAATTAGGTGGAAAAATGAAAAACTTGGCAGGGTGTCTCCTATAACATTTATTCCACTTCTTGAGGAAACAAAGCATATAGTTGAAGTTGGCAAGTGGATTATTAAAGAGTCTCTTACGAATATAAAAAAAATTCATGACTCCGGATACAAAAATCTCACAGTTTCTATAAATCTTTCAGTTGTACAGTTTTTAGAAGGAGATTTAATAGGATATATTAAAAATACTATTGAAGAAATAGGAATTAATCCTCAAAAGGTTACATTTGAAATAACAGAGAGTTTGTTTATTGAAGATATAAATTATGTAAAAAAACTACTTATGGATCTTAAAAAAATTGGTTGTTCCATTTCAGTGGACGATTTTGGTACAGGGTATTCATCACTTTCTTATATTAAGCATCTTCCCTTATCAAAATTAAAAATTGATAAGAGTTTTATCGATGAATTAACATCTGAAGAAGGTGAGGTAATTACTAATGCAATAATAGGTCTTGCGAAAAACTTATCTTTAACTGTAATTGCTGAAGGTGTTGAATTAGAAGACCAGTATGAGTATTTAAAAGAAAAAGGATGCGAAGAGATTCAGGGATACTTATTTAGTAAACCAATTGAATTTAGTGAGCTTAAAAAAACTATAAAAGATAATTATAGAAAATAG
- a CDS encoding ABC-F family ATP-binding cassette domain-containing protein gives MITVSGIGLRFGDKKLFDDVNVKFTPGNCYGVIGANGSGKSTFLKILSGEIEANEGDVFITPGERLAVLKQDHFEYDEFLVLDTVIMGHERLYQIMKEKDALYSKEDFSDEDGLKASELEGEFAELDGWDAEVNAEKMLMGLGITKDLHGKYMKELKGAEKVKVLLAQTLFGSPDILLLDEPTNHIDFKAITWLEDFLMNYEKIVIVVSHDRHFLNKVCTNMLDIDFGKAKLFVGNYDFWYESSQLMLKLMKDQNKKKEEKVKELQNFIARFSSNASKAKQATSRKKLLDKITIDDIQPSSRKYPFVGFTPEREAGKDILMVEGLSKTVNGVKVFDNVSFTVNKGDKIVLLSKNELARTSLLNILMGEDEDYEGTFKWGVTTSRSYLPKDNTSYFEDVDYNLVDWLRQFSVEKSETFIRGFLGKMLFSGEEPLKSAKVLSGGEKVRCMFSKLMLSAANVILLDEPTNHLDLESIQSVNNGLVAFKGTMLFTSHDHRFIQTIASRVIELTPNGVFDKEVSFDEFLEDDDIQKKIKDLYND, from the coding sequence ATGATTACTGTTTCAGGAATAGGGTTAAGATTTGGCGACAAAAAACTTTTTGATGATGTTAATGTTAAATTTACTCCAGGCAATTGCTATGGAGTTATTGGTGCAAATGGATCTGGAAAGTCAACTTTTTTAAAGATACTTTCTGGCGAAATAGAGGCAAATGAGGGAGATGTTTTTATTACTCCTGGTGAAAGACTTGCTGTACTTAAGCAGGACCATTTTGAGTATGATGAATTTCTTGTACTAGATACTGTAATAATGGGACATGAAAGATTATATCAAATTATGAAAGAAAAAGACGCTTTATATTCAAAAGAAGATTTTTCTGATGAAGATGGATTAAAAGCATCAGAACTCGAAGGCGAATTTGCTGAACTTGACGGTTGGGATGCAGAAGTGAATGCAGAAAAAATGCTTATGGGACTTGGTATTACAAAAGATTTGCATGGAAAATATATGAAAGAATTAAAGGGTGCAGAAAAAGTAAAAGTTCTTTTAGCACAGACTTTATTTGGTTCTCCTGATATTCTTTTACTAGATGAGCCTACAAACCATATTGACTTTAAAGCGATTACATGGTTAGAAGACTTTTTAATGAACTATGAGAAAATTGTTATTGTAGTATCTCATGATAGGCATTTCTTAAATAAAGTGTGCACAAATATGCTTGATATAGATTTTGGAAAAGCAAAGTTATTTGTTGGTAACTACGATTTTTGGTATGAATCAAGTCAATTAATGCTTAAATTAATGAAAGATCAAAACAAGAAAAAAGAAGAGAAAGTTAAAGAACTTCAAAATTTTATTGCGAGATTTAGTTCTAATGCATCAAAAGCAAAACAAGCTACTTCAAGAAAAAAATTATTGGATAAAATTACAATAGATGATATTCAGCCATCTTCGAGAAAATATCCATTTGTTGGATTTACTCCTGAAAGAGAAGCTGGAAAAGATATTCTTATGGTTGAAGGATTATCTAAAACGGTTAATGGGGTTAAAGTATTTGATAATGTTTCTTTTACAGTAAATAAAGGTGATAAAATTGTATTGCTTAGTAAAAATGAACTTGCAAGAACTTCATTATTAAATATCCTTATGGGCGAAGACGAAGATTATGAAGGAACATTTAAGTGGGGAGTTACAACAAGCAGATCATATTTACCAAAAGATAATACTTCTTACTTTGAGGATGTAGATTATAATCTAGTAGACTGGTTAAGACAGTTTTCAGTTGAAAAATCAGAAACATTTATTAGAGGATTTTTAGGAAAGATGTTGTTTTCAGGTGAAGAGCCACTTAAAAGTGCCAAAGTACTTTCAGGTGGAGAAAAAGTTAGATGTATGTTTTCAAAACTAATGCTTTCAGCTGCAAATGTTATTTTGTTAGATGAACCAACAAACCATCTTGACCTTGAATCAATACAATCAGTAAATAATGGACTTGTTGCATTTAAAGGAACTATGCTCTTTACATCACATGACCATAGATTCATTCAGACAATTGCTAGTAGAGTGATTGAATTAACACCAAATGGAGTATTTGATAAAGAAGTATCTTTTGATGAGTTTTTAGAAGATGATGATATTCAAAAGAAAATAAAAGATTTATATAATGACTAA
- the trhA gene encoding PAQR family membrane homeostasis protein TrhA, producing MSTIKEPVNTITHLIGAILSLIALGLMLFKSITNGSSIEIISSIIFGLSLIALYTASTIYHWIKCSKKTNLLLKKLDHSMIYVLIAGSYTPISLLAIKGKLGFYVLLAIWTLAILGIITKLFWINAPRWIYTSFYLGLGWLAVFFIMPIVETVHMTGFLLLLGGGLSYSIGAVIYAIKSDKFKFSVFGFHEIFHLFILFGSFLHYMLVSQFLLV from the coding sequence ATGTCAACAATAAAAGAACCAGTAAATACAATAACTCATCTTATAGGAGCAATACTTTCACTTATTGCACTAGGACTTATGTTATTTAAATCAATTACAAATGGAAGCTCTATTGAAATAATTAGCTCAATTATTTTTGGCCTTAGTTTAATAGCTCTATACACCGCTTCAACTATTTATCACTGGATTAAATGTTCTAAAAAGACTAATCTTCTATTAAAAAAACTTGATCATTCTATGATTTATGTACTTATTGCTGGTAGCTACACTCCTATTTCTCTGCTTGCAATTAAAGGAAAACTCGGATTTTATGTTTTATTAGCAATTTGGACTCTTGCTATTTTAGGAATAATCACAAAACTATTTTGGATTAATGCTCCTAGATGGATATATACGTCTTTTTACCTAGGACTAGGTTGGCTTGCAGTATTTTTTATTATGCCAATTGTTGAAACTGTACATATGACAGGATTTTTACTTTTACTTGGCGGAGGTCTTTCTTATAGTATCGGTGCAGTTATTTATGCAATAAAATCAGACAAATTTAAATTCTCAGTATTTGGATTTCATGAAATATTTCATTTGTTTATTTTATTTGGTAGTTTCTTACATTATATGTTAGTTAGTCAGTTTTTGCTTGTTTAG
- a CDS encoding DUF1836 domain-containing protein, with protein MSRFNNFVGIKEKLIPNIPLYMDQVLIFFDEKLSVLKRKDDEKILTKTMINNYVKAKVIPKPIKKKYSKDQIMRLYLVYQLKNVLSIDDVKGFINILSDSDDENDPNNLSKYYNMFLEIEEKKYKEIEKKFQSNFESDDKKNREEMIELLIEFAVDSNIKKRVIEDILDR; from the coding sequence ATGAGTAGATTTAATAATTTTGTAGGGATAAAGGAAAAGTTAATTCCAAATATTCCACTTTATATGGACCAAGTTTTAATTTTTTTTGATGAAAAATTAAGTGTTTTAAAAAGAAAAGATGATGAAAAAATTCTAACAAAAACAATGATTAACAATTATGTTAAAGCTAAGGTTATACCTAAACCGATTAAAAAAAAATATAGTAAAGATCAGATAATGAGACTTTATTTAGTCTATCAGCTTAAAAATGTCTTAAGTATAGATGATGTAAAAGGATTTATTAATATTTTATCAGATTCTGATGATGAAAATGATCCGAATAATTTAAGTAAATATTATAATATGTTTTTAGAAATAGAAGAAAAAAAATATAAAGAAATAGAAAAAAAATTCCAAAGTAATTTTGAAAGTGATGATAAAAAAAATAGGGAAGAAATGATAGAACTCCTAATAGAATTTGCAGTTGATTCGAATATTAAAAAAAGAGTAATTGAAGATATATTAGATAGATAA
- a CDS encoding ABC transporter ATP-binding protein, which translates to MNPIIEIENLTKKYSQKEVLKGVNLKIYPGQIIGYIGPNGAGKSTTVKILLGLIEDYSGTVKIFGEDIRENSVDYKFRIGYVPELGDIYDTLTAKEYLTFLGDLYEIDKDLLLERANELTKLFGINEQFNARITSYSKGMKQKLLIIASMIHNPDILFLDEPITGLDANSVMIFKEILNGLAKKGKTIFYSSHIMEVVENLSERIVLLNDGIIAADGSFDELKNNGKNDSLEDIFNEVTGFNNHKEIAESFVTAICR; encoded by the coding sequence ATGAATCCAATTATAGAAATTGAAAATTTAACAAAGAAATATTCACAAAAAGAAGTGCTTAAAGGTGTTAATTTAAAAATTTATCCAGGACAAATTATTGGATATATTGGTCCAAATGGTGCAGGTAAAAGTACTACTGTAAAAATACTACTCGGTCTAATAGAAGATTATAGTGGCACAGTTAAAATATTTGGTGAAGATATTAGAGAAAATAGTGTAGACTATAAGTTTAGAATTGGCTATGTTCCAGAGCTCGGAGATATTTATGATACCTTAACTGCAAAAGAGTATTTAACTTTTTTAGGTGATTTATATGAAATAGATAAAGACTTATTACTTGAAAGAGCAAATGAACTTACAAAATTATTTGGCATAAATGAGCAATTTAATGCAAGAATTACTTCTTACTCTAAAGGTATGAAGCAAAAATTACTTATTATAGCGAGTATGATTCATAATCCAGATATTCTTTTTTTAGATGAGCCGATTACAGGTCTTGACGCTAATAGCGTAATGATATTTAAAGAAATTTTAAATGGACTAGCAAAAAAAGGAAAAACAATATTTTATTCTTCACACATTATGGAAGTTGTAGAAAATTTGAGTGAGAGAATTGTTTTATTAAATGATGGAATTATTGCAGCGGATGGAAGTTTTGATGAACTAAAAAATAATGGAAAAAATGATTCTCTTGAAGATATATTTAATGAAGTAACAGGCTTTAACAATCATAAGGAAATTGCAGAAAGTTTTGTGACTGCAATTTGTAGGTGA
- a CDS encoding ABC-F family ATP-binding cassette domain-containing protein encodes MSILNVTNLSHGFGDRAIFENVSFRLLKGEHIGLFGANGEGKSTFMNIITGKLEPDEGKVEWSKHVRAGYLDQHTTLNGQMTVRDVLKTAFKYLFDLEEEINSLYNKMGDCTPKELEDYLEDVGVMQDILDHNDFYTIDSKVEEVARGLGLMDIGLEKSVRDLSGGQRTKILLAKLLLEKPDILLLDEPTNYLDESHIVWLKRYLQEYENAFILISHDIPFLNSVINLIYHMENQKLNRYVGDYNKYLEVYEMKKKQKESAYKKQQQEMSQLKDFVARNKARVATRNMAMSRQKKLDKMDVIELDREKPKPKFDFKVARTSAKLIFETKDLVIGYDDPLSKPLNFKLERGSKIAITGANGIGKTTLLKSIIGEIPPISGEVKLGDYQYIGYFEQEIKEANYNTCIDEIWAEFPSLTQYEVRAMLARCGLTNKHIESKILVLSGGEQAKVRLCKLINTESNILILDEPTNHLDIDAKEELKRALKEYKGTIILISHESEFYNDIVTEVWNIEDWTTKLF; translated from the coding sequence ATGAGTATATTAAATGTTACAAATTTAAGCCACGGTTTCGGCGATAGAGCCATTTTTGAGAATGTTTCTTTTAGACTTTTAAAAGGGGAACATATTGGATTATTTGGAGCAAATGGTGAAGGTAAATCTACCTTTATGAATATAATTACAGGAAAATTAGAGCCCGATGAGGGAAAAGTTGAATGGTCTAAACACGTTAGAGCAGGGTACCTCGATCAGCATACTACATTAAACGGCCAAATGACTGTAAGAGATGTTCTAAAAACAGCATTTAAGTACCTTTTTGATTTAGAAGAAGAAATTAATTCTTTATATAATAAAATGGGTGATTGTACACCAAAAGAACTTGAAGATTATCTTGAAGACGTAGGTGTTATGCAAGATATACTAGACCATAATGATTTTTATACTATCGACTCAAAAGTTGAAGAAGTTGCAAGAGGTCTTGGCCTTATGGATATAGGTCTTGAAAAAAGCGTTAGAGATTTAAGCGGAGGACAAAGAACAAAGATACTTCTTGCTAAGTTATTGCTCGAAAAACCTGATATTTTACTTTTAGATGAGCCAACAAACTATTTAGATGAAAGCCACATTGTATGGCTTAAAAGATATCTTCAAGAATACGAAAATGCATTTATATTAATTTCACATGATATTCCATTTTTAAATAGCGTTATTAATTTAATCTATCATATGGAAAACCAAAAATTAAATAGATATGTTGGAGACTATAATAAATACCTTGAAGTATACGAAATGAAGAAAAAACAAAAGGAATCTGCTTACAAAAAACAACAACAAGAGATGTCTCAACTTAAAGATTTTGTAGCAAGAAACAAAGCAAGAGTTGCAACAAGAAATATGGCTATGTCTAGACAGAAAAAACTTGATAAGATGGATGTAATAGAGCTAGACCGTGAAAAGCCAAAGCCAAAGTTTGATTTTAAAGTTGCTAGAACTTCAGCTAAATTAATATTTGAAACAAAAGATTTAGTTATTGGTTATGACGATCCACTTTCAAAACCACTTAATTTTAAACTTGAAAGAGGAAGTAAAATAGCAATTACTGGAGCTAATGGTATTGGTAAAACTACTTTGTTAAAAAGTATAATCGGAGAAATTCCGCCAATATCAGGAGAAGTTAAACTCGGTGATTATCAATATATAGGTTACTTTGAACAAGAAATAAAAGAAGCAAATTATAACACTTGTATTGATGAAATTTGGGCTGAATTTCCTTCATTAACACAATATGAAGTAAGAGCAATGCTCGCAAGATGTGGCCTTACAAATAAGCATATTGAAAGTAAAATCCTTGTTCTTAGCGGCGGGGAGCAGGCTAAAGTCAGACTTTGTAAATTAATAAACACTGAAAGTAACATCCTTATCCTAGATGAGCCTACAAACCATCTAGATATTGATGCAAAAGAAGAATTAAAACGCGCTTTAAAAGAATACAAAGGCACTATTATTCTTATAAGTCACGAGAGCGAATTTTACAACGATATAGTTACGGAAGTTTGGAATATTGAAGATTGGACAACTAAATTATTTTAA
- a CDS encoding PucR family transcriptional regulator: protein MKLTLREALKLNIMKKMKLIVGEKGIKREITKVGILDYEMDEVIVENFNEGEFALSTLVSIKDDISKLYSMVEKLIEVKASGLAIKSIFFDRIPDDVYKVASKNEFPIFIFNETYFEDIITEINNEIYLRSISKNVETKIDKLINESLSKFSVRSIAKEINSEFNETHIVGSLKLINEDKYKSSLEYMLNLDYMISEKDKLVFYKDKYFFIKTFENNIKEYRKNTESMYGDLVSLGFKVDDYIIAFSDMHSELAELDISLNESLYALDYLLVNKEKSISYREIGMNKFLLALKDNEWIEKYYYSLIAPILKYDKENNSYLLETLDNYIRFSSDVKKTAEYMHQHGNTIRYRITKIKELVKGVCSEETFLSEYSIIINLYRIYNKGL, encoded by the coding sequence ATGAAATTAACCCTTAGAGAAGCATTAAAATTAAATATAATGAAAAAAATGAAATTAATAGTTGGTGAAAAAGGAATAAAGAGAGAGATAACAAAAGTAGGAATTCTTGATTATGAAATGGATGAAGTTATAGTAGAAAATTTTAATGAGGGTGAATTTGCACTTTCAACTTTAGTTAGTATTAAGGATGATATAAGCAAATTATATTCAATGGTAGAAAAATTAATAGAAGTAAAAGCAAGTGGCCTTGCCATTAAAAGCATATTCTTTGATAGAATACCAGATGACGTATATAAGGTAGCAAGTAAAAATGAATTTCCCATATTTATATTTAATGAGACTTATTTTGAGGATATTATTACAGAAATAAATAACGAAATATATTTAAGATCAATTTCAAAAAATGTTGAGACTAAAATAGATAAATTGATAAATGAGTCTCTTAGTAAATTTAGCGTTAGAAGTATAGCAAAGGAAATAAATAGTGAATTTAATGAGACCCATATTGTAGGTTCGCTAAAACTAATAAATGAAGATAAATATAAGTCTTCGCTAGAATATATGCTTAATTTGGATTATATGATATCAGAAAAAGATAAATTAGTTTTTTATAAAGATAAGTATTTTTTTATCAAAACTTTTGAAAACAATATTAAGGAATATAGAAAAAATACTGAAAGTATGTATGGTGATTTAGTGTCACTTGGTTTTAAAGTGGATGATTATATAATTGCATTTAGTGATATGCATAGTGAACTCGCAGAGCTTGATATATCACTAAATGAAAGTTTGTATGCACTTGACTATTTATTAGTTAATAAAGAAAAAAGTATAAGTTATAGAGAAATTGGTATGAATAAATTTTTACTAGCTCTTAAGGATAACGAATGGATAGAAAAATATTATTATTCATTGATTGCACCAATACTTAAGTATGATAAAGAAAATAATTCATATTTGCTTGAGACCCTAGACAATTATATAAGATTTTCATCGGATGTAAAAAAAACAGCTGAGTATATGCATCAACATGGAAATACTATTAGATATAGAATTACAAAAATAAAAGAATTAGTAAAGGGAGTGTGTTCAGAAGAAACATTTTTAAGTGAATATTCTATAATTATAAATCTTTATAGAATTTATAACAAGGGTTTGTAA
- a CDS encoding DMT family transporter, producing the protein MTNSKKADLALLFVTFGWGSSFLLSKNVINQIEVFNFLWVRFLLAFVIAILIFYKRMLKIDKTSLINGFVIGLILFSGFAFQTVGLNITTVSKSAFITGLSVILVPVLMSFYKKKLPGIQIIVSVAMAITGLGLLTLTNGVSSLNLGDILTLVSSFLFAMHIISVGALTHKSDSITMAIIQIGTVGVLSLIASFIFEKPTINLSVNAWGSLIVLSVICTLGAFVIQSIAQKYTSSTHTALIYSMEPVFASIFSYIFIGEVLGLFGTIGALMIVFGMIVAELDFGILIRKKEKVLE; encoded by the coding sequence ATGACTAATTCAAAAAAAGCTGATTTAGCATTACTATTTGTTACTTTTGGCTGGGGATCATCTTTTCTATTATCTAAAAATGTAATTAATCAAATAGAAGTTTTTAATTTTCTTTGGGTAAGATTTTTACTTGCATTTGTTATAGCTATACTTATATTTTATAAAAGAATGCTTAAAATTGATAAAACAAGTTTGATAAATGGTTTTGTAATAGGACTGATTCTTTTTTCGGGATTTGCATTTCAAACAGTAGGTCTTAATATTACTACGGTATCAAAGTCTGCTTTTATTACTGGACTTAGCGTTATTTTAGTTCCAGTACTTATGTCGTTTTATAAAAAAAAATTACCCGGTATTCAGATTATAGTAAGCGTTGCTATGGCAATCACAGGACTTGGATTATTAACATTAACGAATGGAGTAAGTTCATTAAATCTTGGAGATATATTAACATTAGTTAGCTCATTTTTATTTGCAATGCATATAATATCGGTCGGAGCACTAACTCATAAGTCGGATTCAATAACTATGGCTATAATACAAATAGGTACAGTTGGTGTTTTAAGTTTAATAGCTTCATTTATCTTCGAAAAGCCGACTATAAATTTAAGTGTTAATGCTTGGGGTTCGCTTATTGTTCTAAGTGTAATATGTACCTTAGGAGCATTTGTAATACAAAGCATTGCGCAAAAGTATACATCTTCTACTCATACAGCTTTAATATATTCAATGGAACCAGTGTTTGCATCAATATTTAGCTATATTTTCATTGGAGAAGTATTAGGGCTTTTCGGAACTATTGGAGCGCTGATGATTGTTTTTGGTATGATAGTAGCAGAACTTGATTTTGGTATTTTGATTAGAAAAAAAGAAAAAGTTTTAGAGTAA